One Tessaracoccus lacteus DNA window includes the following coding sequences:
- a CDS encoding ATP-binding protein: protein MTMLDTLFGLIPAASRGQQWVAEDLQLVNWGGYDGPHRVRFSPTATLLCGGSGSGKSTLMDAYIALMMPHTTPFNGASNGGVTGRPRGQEQRNILSYGRGKLDESRTAEGTKVRVLRGDGEDTWTAIAMTWGDHDGTRFTAVRAWYIPAGARLLDDTVRVRGTVEGPFDLRSLEPAAAHRLSDASVKAAGLDTVATDREFSARLHSVLGIGAAGAGTKAMSLLARIQAGQQITTVDDLYKRMVLEDPETLATADAVVAHFDELESTHTRMVTARQQVRALEPIREQRASIEQSAERMRLIDAVGSFDDPGSTATLWRAEQRLGLLRSVERELHGVKQAKDAVVREKEAAADAAEVAREGLAEVLRAAGGDKLEMAERELRELERRLSDVRATRARLDESLAVLGEDVTTSKQFAQLADRARAALADPAPKESARDAYAEAKSARKSAEAEVRALETERDHAQRATGNFPTHLSWAREQLALAAGLAVEDLPFVGELIEVRTEFEPWRDAFNLALGGFARTLLIDAAHLPRFRAAINAVRVSERLSFEGVHTGLPTTDRQDPRTLPGRLDYRTGPFTGWLQDRLEEQFNFVCVDSPDELSRHGRALTITGQLARGNRGAHGGQGRANLLGFSNDRRLADLARLIAEARGRLADSIDACGVAEGALDAVDARADALRKVCELSWGQVDVAAVEGEQEKWHSIVAQVTEGNPRIADLQHQLKAARRNVDALKEEIGRAKSSAETVEQRWGAVMEEVDEAQAVIDAAEDDERLVADDHAAYLAGQFEGEVDDEAGPPSVQLERFDVALASASQRLRRDHETAQQTLVQQRELLGRTLSNFLERWPNPNLLADPDTSVGDFERILDDLETSGLHELEREWRDSLLTLSGNDLTSLDSALGRALREIRDRIEPINAIMRDLPFYDDDHRLQITTRENQSEPRRKFRRDLRAVREAIDGAVSDADREQVYLRMSKLIQRIRRTAPDFADLIDVRNHVRVSAERVNAVTKEHVALYDHIGEKSGGESQELIAFIVGAALRYQLGDAGSSRPRYAPVFLDEALIKADAHFTKRAIGAWRGLGFQLIIGAPNDKYSAIEPHVDVEYDILKDTRGRSWAKPKVGLAAS, encoded by the coding sequence ATGACGATGCTCGACACGCTCTTCGGCCTCATCCCCGCAGCCTCGCGCGGGCAGCAGTGGGTGGCCGAGGACCTGCAGCTGGTCAACTGGGGCGGCTACGACGGCCCGCACCGCGTGCGCTTCTCGCCGACGGCGACGCTGCTGTGCGGCGGGTCGGGTTCCGGCAAGTCGACGCTGATGGACGCCTACATCGCGCTGATGATGCCCCACACCACACCGTTCAACGGGGCCTCCAACGGCGGCGTGACGGGGCGCCCGCGCGGCCAGGAGCAGCGCAACATCCTCTCCTACGGGCGCGGGAAGCTCGACGAGTCGCGCACGGCCGAGGGCACGAAGGTCCGAGTGCTGCGCGGCGATGGCGAGGACACCTGGACCGCCATCGCGATGACGTGGGGCGACCATGACGGCACCCGGTTCACCGCCGTCCGTGCCTGGTACATCCCCGCCGGCGCGAGGCTCCTCGACGACACGGTCCGGGTCCGGGGCACCGTCGAAGGGCCGTTCGACCTGCGCTCGCTGGAGCCCGCCGCCGCGCACCGGCTGAGCGACGCGTCCGTGAAGGCCGCGGGTCTCGACACCGTCGCCACGGACCGCGAGTTCTCCGCCCGCCTGCACTCGGTGCTCGGCATCGGCGCTGCCGGGGCCGGGACGAAGGCGATGAGCCTGCTCGCGCGAATCCAGGCCGGTCAGCAGATCACCACCGTCGACGACCTGTACAAGCGCATGGTGCTCGAGGACCCCGAGACGCTGGCGACGGCCGACGCGGTCGTCGCGCACTTCGACGAGCTCGAGTCCACGCACACCCGGATGGTGACGGCGCGCCAGCAGGTCCGCGCGCTGGAGCCGATCCGCGAGCAGCGCGCGAGCATTGAGCAGTCCGCCGAGCGTATGCGGCTGATCGACGCCGTCGGATCCTTCGACGACCCCGGCTCGACCGCCACTTTGTGGAGGGCGGAGCAGAGGCTCGGGCTGCTGCGCAGCGTCGAGCGGGAGCTGCACGGAGTCAAGCAGGCTAAGGACGCCGTCGTCCGGGAGAAGGAGGCGGCCGCCGACGCCGCGGAGGTGGCGCGCGAGGGTCTCGCCGAGGTCCTGCGGGCGGCCGGCGGCGACAAGCTGGAGATGGCGGAGCGCGAGCTGCGGGAGCTGGAGCGTCGGCTGAGCGACGTCCGGGCCACGCGCGCCCGGCTCGACGAGTCGCTGGCCGTCCTGGGGGAGGACGTAACCACGTCGAAGCAGTTCGCCCAGCTCGCCGACCGTGCCCGTGCCGCGCTGGCCGACCCGGCGCCCAAGGAGTCCGCACGCGATGCCTACGCGGAGGCGAAGAGCGCCAGGAAATCGGCAGAGGCCGAGGTCCGGGCGCTCGAGACCGAGCGGGATCACGCGCAGCGCGCGACGGGTAACTTTCCGACGCACCTGAGCTGGGCGCGCGAGCAGCTGGCCCTTGCGGCGGGCCTCGCGGTCGAGGATCTCCCGTTCGTCGGCGAGCTCATCGAGGTACGCACCGAGTTCGAGCCGTGGCGTGATGCGTTCAACCTTGCGCTCGGCGGGTTCGCCCGGACCCTGCTGATCGACGCGGCCCACCTGCCGCGATTCCGGGCGGCCATCAACGCCGTCCGCGTGTCCGAGCGGCTGAGCTTCGAGGGCGTCCACACCGGGCTGCCGACCACCGACCGTCAGGACCCGCGGACGCTGCCCGGCCGGCTCGACTACCGGACCGGCCCCTTCACGGGCTGGCTGCAGGACAGGCTCGAGGAGCAGTTCAACTTCGTCTGCGTCGACAGCCCGGACGAGCTGTCGCGCCACGGCAGGGCGCTGACCATCACGGGCCAGCTCGCCCGCGGCAACCGGGGTGCGCACGGCGGACAGGGTCGCGCGAACCTGCTCGGCTTCTCCAACGACCGGCGACTGGCCGACCTCGCCCGCCTGATCGCGGAGGCTCGTGGCCGGCTCGCCGACTCCATTGACGCATGTGGCGTGGCGGAGGGCGCGCTGGACGCCGTCGACGCCCGGGCCGACGCCCTGCGGAAGGTGTGCGAGCTGTCGTGGGGACAGGTCGACGTTGCCGCGGTCGAGGGCGAGCAGGAGAAGTGGCACTCGATCGTCGCGCAGGTGACCGAGGGAAACCCGCGGATCGCCGACCTGCAGCATCAGCTGAAGGCCGCCAGGCGGAACGTCGACGCGCTCAAGGAGGAGATCGGCCGGGCGAAGTCCTCCGCCGAGACCGTTGAGCAGCGCTGGGGCGCCGTCATGGAGGAGGTGGACGAGGCGCAGGCCGTCATCGACGCCGCCGAGGACGACGAGCGGTTGGTTGCCGACGACCACGCGGCCTATCTCGCCGGGCAGTTCGAGGGCGAGGTCGATGACGAGGCCGGGCCGCCGTCGGTCCAGCTCGAGCGCTTCGATGTGGCGCTGGCCTCCGCGTCCCAGCGGCTGCGCAGGGACCACGAGACCGCTCAGCAGACGCTGGTGCAGCAGCGCGAGCTGCTCGGTCGGACGCTGTCCAACTTCCTCGAACGCTGGCCCAACCCGAACCTCCTGGCCGACCCCGACACGTCGGTCGGCGACTTCGAGCGCATCCTCGACGACCTCGAGACCAGCGGGCTGCACGAGCTGGAGAGGGAGTGGCGCGACAGCCTGCTGACACTGTCCGGCAATGACCTCACCAGCCTGGACTCCGCGCTGGGTCGGGCGCTGCGAGAGATCCGCGACCGGATCGAGCCGATCAACGCGATCATGCGGGACCTGCCGTTCTACGACGACGACCACCGCCTGCAGATCACGACGCGGGAGAACCAGTCCGAGCCGCGCCGGAAGTTCCGCCGCGACCTGAGGGCCGTCCGGGAGGCGATAGACGGCGCGGTCAGCGACGCCGACCGCGAGCAGGTCTACCTCAGGATGTCGAAGCTGATCCAGCGCATCCGGCGCACTGCACCCGACTTCGCCGACCTCATCGACGTGCGCAACCACGTCCGCGTCAGCGCCGAGCGGGTCAACGCCGTCACAAAGGAGCACGTGGCGCTCTACGACCACATCGGCGAAAAGTCGGGCGGCGAGTCGCAGGAGCTGATCGCGTTCATCGTCGGCGCGGCGCTGCGGTATCAGTTGGGCGACGCGGGCTCGTCCCGGCCGCGCTATGCGCCGGTGTTCCTCGACGAGGCGTTGATCAAGGCCGACGCGCACTTCACCAAGCGAGCCATCGGCGCCTGGCGGGGCCTGGGGTTCCAGCTCATCATCGGCGCGCCGAACGACAAGTACAGCGCCATCGAGCCGCACGTCGACGTCGAGTACGACATCCTGAAGGACACCCGAGGCCGCTCGTGGGCCAAGCCGAAGGTCGGGCTGGCCGCGTCGTAG
- a CDS encoding DUF4194 domain-containing protein, whose amino-acid sequence MTDPMAPEDREDPFVAPVAMEEDPEELFAGDRGVLDADVRRVLVRLLQRRFLLADRNRDDWRVLLDNQQVIESRLHDMFVQLTIDHDRGVAYKKQVRSDEIEVPILLRDDAYTRAETLVLVHLRTVYQRESTAGESSVRVDVEEVEQTVLTYFAESDGDTARRQKAVRKALDRLRQDGIVEEESEGRYRISALVEIVLSSERMRELDDWLREQAARRAVGLAADDSLGAAVEAEDTDREEDDE is encoded by the coding sequence ATGACTGACCCGATGGCACCCGAGGACCGGGAGGACCCGTTCGTCGCCCCGGTGGCGATGGAGGAGGATCCCGAGGAGCTGTTCGCCGGCGACCGCGGCGTGCTCGACGCCGACGTGCGGCGCGTCCTCGTCCGGCTGCTGCAGCGCCGCTTCCTGCTCGCCGACCGCAACCGCGACGACTGGCGCGTGCTGCTCGACAACCAGCAGGTCATCGAGTCGCGGCTGCACGACATGTTCGTGCAGCTCACCATCGACCACGACCGCGGCGTCGCCTACAAGAAGCAGGTCCGCTCGGACGAGATCGAGGTGCCGATCCTCCTGCGCGACGACGCCTACACGCGCGCCGAGACCCTCGTCCTCGTCCACCTCCGAACGGTCTACCAGCGCGAGTCCACGGCCGGTGAGTCGTCGGTGCGCGTCGACGTCGAGGAGGTCGAGCAGACTGTGCTGACGTACTTCGCCGAGTCCGACGGCGACACGGCCAGGCGCCAGAAGGCGGTCCGCAAGGCCCTCGACAGGCTCCGCCAGGACGGCATCGTCGAGGAGGAGTCGGAGGGCCGCTACCGGATCAGCGCGCTGGTGGAGATCGTGCTCAGCTCCGAGCGGATGCGTGAGCTGGACGACTGGCTCCGCGAGCAGGCCGCCCGCCGCGCCGTCGGGCTCGCCGCCGACGACTCGCTCGGAGCCGCCGTCGAGGCCGAGGACACCGACCGGGAAGAGGACGACGAATGA
- a CDS encoding DUF3375 domain-containing protein, producing the protein MTNTRVEAAYRRANTAFRNPTLDLLHGRYAPFVVAVLSLLFTADRPTVPVADAHVEVDEMISELRAAGYDEEDSPRLPAGGAREICRYWVRVGWLVPQIDDDVEVYRLSAYAVGALEIAGRAGASPTRVSRSRVRTLLEAVDRLAEDADVDPHRRLERLLRERDELDAQIRELQQGADPEPVDDESLLEEAENVLHLARELPADFARVAESIKAMQRDVIADLRRDIRPTGEVLREYLQRGQHVMQSTAEGRAFAGALRLIGDPERIDHLATQLRDLQLRSFASLLDDAQRAELDAIGRRVEQGVQEVLTAQRRASHVITAQVRTHDPVRDRQVDELLRSVMSGLQTWMQDSRPGSRVEPLRSFPHADVGHLRQTTSDLVPPGAPAPLAEARDVEFLDGDAQAWGGPRYTELEDYVAGLGDWFDLGGAFEEAADETRRPVDLLGLLEIAHRNGMEERDDVSVVEALRPDGTTRRFAFGAVTARTAKQENHD; encoded by the coding sequence GTGACGAACACCCGTGTAGAGGCCGCGTACCGGCGCGCGAACACGGCGTTCAGGAACCCCACACTCGACCTGCTCCACGGCCGCTACGCCCCGTTCGTCGTCGCGGTCCTGTCGCTGCTGTTCACCGCCGACCGTCCGACGGTGCCCGTCGCCGACGCCCACGTGGAGGTCGACGAGATGATCTCCGAGCTGCGCGCGGCGGGCTACGACGAGGAGGACAGCCCTCGGCTGCCCGCGGGCGGCGCGCGGGAGATCTGCCGCTACTGGGTGCGGGTCGGCTGGCTCGTGCCGCAGATCGACGACGACGTCGAGGTCTACCGGCTGTCGGCCTACGCCGTCGGCGCGCTCGAGATCGCGGGCCGGGCGGGCGCCAGCCCCACGCGGGTGTCGAGGTCGCGCGTCCGGACGCTGCTGGAGGCCGTCGACAGGCTCGCCGAGGACGCAGATGTCGACCCCCACAGGCGCCTGGAGAGGCTGCTGCGGGAACGCGACGAGCTCGACGCGCAGATCCGGGAGCTGCAGCAGGGGGCGGACCCCGAGCCCGTCGACGACGAGTCGCTGCTGGAGGAGGCCGAGAACGTCCTCCACCTGGCCCGCGAGCTGCCCGCCGACTTCGCGCGGGTCGCCGAGTCGATCAAGGCCATGCAGCGCGACGTCATCGCCGACCTCCGCCGCGACATCCGGCCCACCGGCGAGGTGCTGCGGGAGTACCTGCAGCGCGGCCAGCACGTGATGCAGTCCACGGCCGAGGGCCGCGCCTTCGCCGGGGCCCTGCGTCTGATCGGCGACCCGGAGCGCATCGACCACCTCGCGACCCAGCTGCGCGACCTGCAGCTCAGGTCGTTCGCCAGCCTGCTCGACGACGCCCAGCGCGCCGAACTCGACGCCATCGGCCGCCGCGTCGAACAGGGCGTCCAGGAGGTGCTGACCGCGCAGCGCCGGGCATCGCACGTCATCACGGCCCAGGTCCGGACCCACGACCCGGTCCGCGACCGGCAGGTCGACGAGCTGCTGCGCTCCGTGATGTCCGGGTTGCAGACGTGGATGCAGGACTCGCGCCCAGGCAGCCGGGTCGAGCCGCTGCGCAGCTTCCCCCATGCCGACGTCGGCCACCTGCGGCAGACGACCAGCGACCTCGTCCCGCCCGGCGCGCCCGCGCCGCTTGCCGAGGCCCGCGACGTCGAGTTCCTCGACGGCGACGCGCAGGCCTGGGGCGGGCCGCGATACACCGAACTCGAGGACTACGTGGCCGGGCTCGGCGACTGGTTCGACCTCGGCGGCGCGTTCGAGGAGGCGGCCGACGAGACCCGCCGACCCGTCGACCTGCTCGGCCTCCTGGAGATCGCCCACCGCAACGGCATGGAGGAACGCGACGACGTCTCCGTCGTCGAGGCGCTCCGCCCCGACGGCACCACCCGACGGTTCGCATTCGGTGCCGTCACCGCGCGCACCGCGAAACAGGAGAATCATGACTGA
- a CDS encoding NfeD family protein, with product MTWFLIIGGAGLLLVLISLVVGDVVDGLLDLDFLDGDLFSLTSIAAFIGAFGFGGALGLSVLDLMPVAIACGLVIGFLAAWGAVKLTRALKSGEDSATFRSDSLIGQPARVITAIPQSGFGEITLTASGHVRKFSARADGEVAAGDEVWVSAIVSPTAVEVTRVIRTPELNT from the coding sequence GTGACGTGGTTTCTGATCATCGGCGGCGCGGGGCTCCTCCTCGTGCTGATCTCCCTGGTCGTCGGCGACGTCGTCGACGGACTCCTCGATCTGGACTTCCTCGACGGTGACCTCTTCTCGCTGACAAGCATCGCCGCCTTCATCGGCGCCTTCGGCTTCGGCGGCGCACTCGGCCTCTCCGTCCTCGATCTGATGCCCGTCGCCATCGCCTGCGGCCTCGTCATCGGGTTCCTGGCCGCCTGGGGCGCCGTGAAGCTCACCCGTGCGCTGAAGTCCGGCGAGGACTCCGCGACCTTCCGCTCCGACTCCCTGATCGGCCAGCCGGCACGCGTCATCACTGCGATTCCCCAGTCCGGCTTCGGAGAGATCACCCTGACCGCGTCGGGCCACGTGCGGAAGTTCTCCGCCCGCGCCGACGGTGAGGTCGCGGCCGGCGACGAGGTGTGGGTCTCCGCGATCGTCTCCCCCACCGCCGTCGAGGTCACGCGCGTGATCCGCACCCCGGAACTGAACACCTAG
- a CDS encoding flotillin family protein, translated as MPPVLIAVLGLVLLLILVGLLIASRYKVAKPNEAFLITGRKGREVRNPETGLVSTDLSGQKVVMGGGVFVVPFIQRLHVLDLSSRRIMITIRNAVSGQGIKLNVDGVAIVKVGGNEDSIRAAAQRFLSQQDEIETFTQETLAGSLRSIVGSLTVEQIIRDRAAFAQRVTDESEASLTGQGLVLDTFQIQDITDDGSYLSDLGRPESAKVGRLAAVAEAEARREAEQAQIAAEQEIAIAQRQLVLKQAEIQSETDAARAKAAASGPLAQADRDQAILMEQEKVAVAQAALKERQLDTEVRRPADAERYRIETQAEAERNASIFEADASKATAIAQAEAEAEKARLTGVGEKSRRSALAEAEAIEGARRGEAEKARRIAEADAVRAEGEAKAAAVLAVGQAEAEAMEKRAEAFANYNEAAVLQMLVEILPQMAEKVAAPMGNIDALTVISSDGASSLPRQVSDNLLQTMQLVKDTTGFDLGSVLEKFGATDTKAPVKTTEAS; from the coding sequence ATGCCACCCGTCCTCATCGCAGTGCTCGGCCTTGTCCTCCTGCTGATCCTCGTCGGCCTGCTCATCGCGAGCCGGTACAAGGTCGCCAAGCCCAACGAGGCGTTCCTCATCACAGGCCGCAAGGGCCGTGAGGTGCGCAACCCGGAGACCGGCCTGGTCTCCACCGACCTCAGCGGCCAGAAGGTCGTGATGGGCGGCGGCGTGTTCGTCGTGCCGTTCATCCAGCGCCTCCACGTGCTGGACCTGTCCAGCCGCCGCATCATGATCACCATCCGCAACGCGGTCTCCGGCCAGGGCATCAAGCTCAACGTCGATGGCGTCGCGATCGTCAAGGTTGGCGGCAACGAGGATTCCATCCGCGCAGCCGCGCAACGCTTCCTCTCGCAGCAGGACGAGATCGAGACCTTCACGCAGGAGACACTCGCCGGCTCGCTGCGCTCGATCGTCGGCTCGCTGACCGTCGAGCAGATCATCCGCGACCGCGCCGCCTTCGCGCAGCGTGTCACCGACGAGTCCGAGGCCTCGCTGACGGGCCAGGGCCTCGTGCTGGACACGTTCCAGATCCAGGACATCACCGACGACGGCTCGTACCTGAGCGACCTCGGCCGCCCCGAGTCGGCGAAGGTCGGCCGCCTGGCCGCCGTCGCCGAGGCCGAGGCCCGCCGTGAGGCCGAGCAGGCGCAGATCGCGGCCGAGCAGGAGATCGCCATCGCGCAGCGCCAGCTGGTGCTGAAGCAGGCCGAGATCCAGTCCGAGACCGACGCCGCCCGCGCCAAGGCCGCGGCCTCCGGGCCGCTGGCCCAGGCCGACCGCGACCAGGCGATCCTGATGGAGCAGGAGAAGGTCGCCGTCGCGCAGGCCGCGCTGAAGGAGCGTCAGCTCGACACCGAGGTCCGTCGCCCGGCTGACGCCGAGAGGTACCGCATCGAGACGCAGGCCGAGGCCGAGCGCAACGCCTCGATCTTCGAGGCGGACGCGAGCAAGGCCACGGCGATCGCGCAGGCCGAGGCGGAGGCCGAGAAGGCGCGCCTGACGGGTGTCGGCGAGAAGTCGCGTCGTTCGGCGCTGGCCGAGGCCGAGGCCATCGAGGGTGCCCGTCGAGGCGAGGCCGAGAAGGCGCGTCGTATCGCTGAGGCAGACGCCGTCCGCGCCGAGGGTGAGGCCAAGGCCGCCGCGGTGCTCGCCGTCGGTCAGGCCGAGGCCGAGGCGATGGAGAAGCGCGCAGAGGCCTTCGCAAACTACAACGAGGCCGCCGTCCTCCAGATGCTGGTGGAGATCCTGCCGCAGATGGCGGAGAAGGTCGCCGCGCCGATGGGAAACATCGACGCGCTGACCGTGATCTCGAGCGACGGCGCCTCCTCGCTGCCGCGCCAGGTCTCCGACAACCTGCTGCAGACCATGCAGCTGGTCAAGGACACCACCGGCTTCGATCTGGGCTCGGTCCTGGAGAAGTTCGGCGCGACCGACACCAAGGCCCCGGTGAAGACCACCGAGGCCAGCTGA
- a CDS encoding potassium channel family protein, whose amino-acid sequence MYGERIQRWESATEWPLAGAALVFLVAYAAPILTEVSGAVTVACEAAIAVTWVIFLADYLVGLALAERRWAWFLRHPLDLAIVALTMLRPLRLVRFLTVVSIVGRGAGNALRGRVVAYAMSATILIGLIASLAVLDAERSSSGPITTFGDALWWAMVTVTTVGYGDYCPVTPTGRAVAAGLMIGGIALIGVVTATLASWIVEKAMGETQDSRGEDERRHRGVAALGRRAEAAARRAVWCVPGVTVWGSGWSLRCAQGTSTGSATRIPELLSPIPELLSPDP is encoded by the coding sequence ATGTACGGCGAACGCATTCAGCGGTGGGAGAGCGCGACGGAGTGGCCGCTGGCCGGAGCGGCGCTGGTGTTCCTCGTCGCCTATGCGGCGCCGATCCTGACCGAGGTGTCGGGCGCAGTCACCGTCGCGTGTGAGGCGGCCATCGCGGTCACGTGGGTGATCTTCCTTGCCGACTACCTCGTCGGGTTGGCGCTCGCCGAGCGTCGGTGGGCCTGGTTCCTGCGGCACCCGCTGGACCTGGCGATCGTGGCACTGACCATGCTGCGCCCGCTGCGGCTCGTGAGGTTCCTCACCGTTGTCAGCATCGTCGGCAGGGGTGCAGGCAACGCGCTGCGGGGCCGTGTTGTGGCGTACGCGATGAGCGCGACTATCCTCATCGGCCTGATCGCCTCGCTCGCGGTACTCGACGCCGAGCGGTCGTCCAGTGGGCCGATCACGACGTTCGGTGACGCGCTGTGGTGGGCAATGGTCACCGTGACCACGGTCGGATACGGCGACTATTGCCCGGTGACGCCGACGGGACGGGCCGTGGCCGCCGGGCTGATGATCGGCGGCATCGCGCTGATCGGCGTCGTGACGGCGACGCTCGCGTCGTGGATCGTCGAGAAGGCGATGGGGGAGACCCAGGACAGCCGCGGAGAGGACGAGCGACGACATCGCGGCGTTGCGGCCCTAGGTCGCCGAGCTGAAGCAGCTGCTCGTCGAGCAGTCTGGTGTGTGCCGGGAGTGACGGTGTGGGGGTCGGGTTGGTCCCTTCGCTGCGCTCAGGGCACCTCGACAGGCTCGGCGACCCGGATCCCTGAGCTCCTCTCTCCGATCCCTGAGCTCCTCTCTCCGGATCCCTGA
- a CDS encoding ISL3 family transposase, with protein MSDATFTCPDLTSFCRLDGLGLEVTGQRIEPDRAILACRPVDADDWCRDCGGQGLIRGSVVRLLSHVPLGWRPTVLHVRLRRYRCIECGRVWRQDTSAAAEPRSKLSRAALRWGLEGLVVQHLSMSRIAAGLDVAWNTANDAVLAEGQRVLISDLARFDGVKVIGVDEHCWRHTRHGEKYVTVIIDLTPTRDGTGPARLLDMVEGRSKQVFKTWLAARPRAWRKGIEVVAMDGFTGYKTAAVEELGNATTVMDPFHVVRLAGEALTRCRQRVQQDTCGHRGRAGDPLYRARRTLLTGVDLLTDKQVARLEALFADEQHTEVYATWSIYQRLVVAYRHPDKQLGRFLLQGVIDSVSTGVPRDLVELVSLGRTLHRRAADVLAFFDRPGTSNGPTEAINGRLEHLRGIALGFKNLTHYIARSLLETGGFKPHLHPAL; from the coding sequence GTGTCCGACGCTACCTTCACGTGCCCTGATCTGACTAGTTTCTGCCGTCTCGACGGCCTCGGGTTGGAAGTCACCGGCCAGCGCATCGAACCCGACCGTGCGATCCTGGCCTGCCGCCCGGTCGACGCCGACGACTGGTGCCGAGACTGCGGCGGCCAGGGCCTCATCCGGGGCTCGGTGGTGCGACTCTTGTCGCATGTCCCGCTGGGGTGGCGCCCTACCGTGCTGCACGTGCGGCTCCGGCGCTATCGGTGCATCGAGTGCGGGCGGGTGTGGCGTCAAGACACCAGTGCCGCAGCCGAGCCGCGTTCGAAGCTGTCGCGTGCGGCGCTGCGTTGGGGACTGGAAGGACTTGTGGTCCAACACCTGAGCATGTCCAGGATCGCCGCCGGTCTCGACGTCGCGTGGAACACCGCCAACGACGCCGTGCTGGCAGAAGGACAGCGCGTCCTCATCAGCGACCTGGCCCGGTTCGACGGGGTCAAGGTGATCGGGGTCGACGAGCACTGCTGGCGCCATACCCGCCATGGTGAGAAATACGTCACCGTGATCATCGACCTCACCCCCACCAGGGACGGCACCGGTCCGGCGCGCTTGTTGGACATGGTCGAGGGACGCTCGAAACAGGTGTTCAAGACGTGGCTCGCCGCCCGCCCCCGAGCCTGGCGCAAGGGGATCGAGGTCGTCGCGATGGACGGATTCACCGGCTACAAGACCGCGGCGGTCGAGGAACTCGGCAACGCCACCACGGTGATGGACCCGTTCCACGTCGTCCGGCTCGCCGGCGAAGCGCTCACCCGCTGCCGCCAGCGCGTCCAGCAAGACACCTGCGGGCATCGGGGCCGCGCCGGTGACCCGCTCTACCGCGCCCGCCGCACCCTGCTCACCGGCGTCGATCTACTCACCGACAAGCAAGTCGCCCGACTGGAGGCACTGTTCGCCGACGAACAGCACACCGAGGTCTACGCGACATGGAGTATCTACCAACGGCTCGTCGTGGCTTACCGACATCCCGACAAGCAACTTGGACGGTTCCTCCTTCAAGGCGTGATCGACTCGGTCAGCACCGGCGTCCCGAGAGACCTCGTCGAGCTCGTCAGCCTGGGCCGGACCCTCCACCGACGGGCGGCCGACGTGCTCGCGTTCTTCGACCGCCCCGGCACCAGCAACGGCCCGACGGAGGCGATCAACGGACGCCTCGAACACCTCCGCGGGATCGCCTTGGGATTTAAGAACCTGACCCACTACATAGCCAGAAGCCTCCTCGAAACCGGAGGATTCAAACCCCACCTACACCCTGCATTGTGA
- a CDS encoding PP2C family serine/threonine-protein phosphatase: MLFKRYSTGIDIGALADGAGSARLSHYGAAVLVQEASHLIAHDFERIFRATNNLGTIRAEVVGQLQSKLAETARVGIDLTDSDRARLGYPSLDSDRLVRCDLRDLASTLLLVAVKGDRFVALHLGDGVVASEVALRSGRRVVRPLGGPDNGEFANETTFITSRSAAGMLRIYRGHLATSTRTISGFILMSDGPEVSLFQKRTRTLAPACSKLLEACRNLPSEVMQEQLEATLRDVIVPRTSDDCSLVLLAAPHPADADSAA, from the coding sequence GTGCTCTTTAAGAGGTATTCGACTGGCATAGATATCGGCGCCCTCGCGGATGGGGCAGGGTCGGCACGACTGTCTCACTACGGTGCGGCGGTCCTCGTGCAGGAAGCCTCTCACCTGATCGCCCACGATTTTGAACGGATCTTCAGGGCGACCAACAATCTCGGGACGATTCGAGCCGAGGTGGTTGGGCAGCTGCAGTCGAAGCTGGCGGAGACCGCGAGGGTGGGAATCGACCTCACAGACAGTGACCGGGCTCGTCTGGGCTACCCATCTCTTGACAGCGATCGTCTTGTGCGATGCGATCTCCGCGACCTAGCCTCGACACTCCTTCTCGTTGCGGTGAAGGGTGATCGGTTCGTCGCGCTCCATTTGGGTGACGGTGTGGTGGCCTCCGAGGTGGCGCTGCGCAGTGGCCGTAGGGTTGTACGTCCCCTAGGAGGACCAGACAATGGCGAGTTCGCGAACGAAACCACGTTCATCACGTCGCGCAGTGCAGCTGGCATGCTGCGCATCTATCGGGGTCACCTCGCGACGTCGACGCGGACGATCTCCGGCTTCATACTCATGTCTGACGGACCCGAGGTATCCCTCTTCCAGAAGCGCACCCGGACTCTGGCGCCAGCATGTTCGAAGCTTCTCGAAGCCTGCCGGAACCTTCCGAGTGAGGTGATGCAGGAACAACTGGAAGCGACGCTCCGAGACGTTATCGTGCCCAGAACTTCAGATGACTGTTCATTGGTGCTCTTGGCCGCTCCGCATCCGGCGGATGCCGATTCGGCAGCCTGA